Genomic segment of Gopherus flavomarginatus isolate rGopFla2 chromosome 2, rGopFla2.mat.asm, whole genome shotgun sequence:
GTCTTGGCCTCAGCTGTAACTTGGGTGTCCTGGAGATGCTAATATTTAATAGAACCCTCATACTGCAAACCTGAATAACAAACTTGCTCAATCAGAGGGCTGATATAATCTCTGCCATTTCTTCTGATTGCTTCCCTAGTGAGTAAAAACCTCAACTACATAAGTCAGGTCAGACCAAATGAAATGTAGACCTAAATGTCAATGGCATATCAAAGTCACAATAGCCCATAGCTCTTCACTCACACTCTCAGGGTAAGTCTCCCCTGCAATCAGACAACCACAGCTGGCCCGTGTCAGCTgtcttgggctcatggggcttgagCTAAGAGTCTGTTTAATGGCAGTGTAAACTTTTGGACTTGGGCTAGAGCCCAAGCTCTAGGATGCACCTCCAGCTTGAGCCCAAATGTCTCACTGCCATTAAATAGCCCCTGAACCcctgccccatgagcctgagtcagctgacacagagccgtgggtttttaattgcagtgtagacatactcttagtggCCTCACATTGAGCAAGAGGGGTGATAAGATGGAATCCTGTGGTACTTCACACGAGAGGAAGTCCTAAGGCAAGATGAACAATTGCCCAGctctgactctttttttttttccttagaagAGGGAGCCCCTCCGAGCAGTCTTAACCAGGTTGTTTAGGACCACAATCATTTACACAAAACGTTAGGATCAGCGTTCTCAGAGGCTGCTGATAGATCTAAGAAAAATCAGCATGGACACTTGGTCTTCATTTATTGCCAGGAGGTCAATCAATGCAACTACTTCAGTTTCTGTACTGTGCCCAGGCTTGAAAGCAGATTGACTGGAATCACCATAATTGAGTTGCCTCAGCACAAACATCTTGGCAAATATTTCCCAAAAATATAAGTTCAAAAACAGACTGATATTTGTCAAGATTATCCATgtaaatttgtatttaaaaaccCATTAATAATTTTCAGATTTTAATGGAAGCAAAAGCTGTATAATTGGCAGTTATAACATTTCTCTCATATAAATGAAACTATCACCAAACTGAAAGccttttatttcagaagatgtTACCATAAAATAAGCATAAATTAATGCATCCACACATATTATGCAAAATAGTGGTCACACTCTCCTATGTGAGCAAAAAAGGAAAAtctttttgtacaaaatattctTTAGTGTTTTTTGAATTAAAATATTAGGCTCTTGCTTGGATCATTTCATCATTGGCTCTGATATACTGTAATTATGATGTTGCAATAAATTCGGTTGAGAATTAAGTGAACAGAAAGATGTAGTTGTCTCTGCAGTCTCTGGTTACAGGGGTATCTACCTGAGAAGATGAGGTTCCAATAGATCTTTTATTGGCAGTGAAGTCTGAGAGTCTTTCAAGGTCAGGTGACTGTtaccaaaataaaaacatactgtTAAGCACAGTCAAATTTTTTCTAAGCCAAATGTGTTGGTCACAATCACGTTTAACATTTACCATTCATTGTCCctgaatgtctctctctctctctctctctctctcacacacgcctGCCCGCCCACCCACACCCATGTGCTGATGTGCACTTATATATCAATCCCCTACAAAAAATTTCTTTAACTCTGAGTTAAGCTTGATAAACCAGTGGGCTCCAGAGTGGGGTGCACGCACCTCCGGGGGTGCGCACGAGGATCCTTCGGGGTGCGTGGCAAGAGGAGCACCGCTGGAGCAGcgccactttttttttccccctccctcggcAGTTCAGCAAGGAGTCCGAGTGGCTTTTTTTTGGTGGGGATGTGTGATCAAAAAAGTTTTGAGACCACTGTGCTGAACTGCAGAACTTACCaaggcaaaacaaaaaagcaaggaaataaaCGTCATTCAAAACCTTTTCTGAAACGTATTTGATCAGTTCCCCTTCTGAATCACAGACTACCTCCCTTCTAATACTGATAGCTCACATATATGTACCATCAGCCTGACCAACCAATAAGCAACCCTAAACTCTGACTACATTTATTGGTTATTTTATCATGTGTTACAGGATTGGTGTAGCTTTCATAATTGGATTATACAAAGTTCTGTGCATAGTTTTGTATCCATGTATCTAAGTGAGATTATACTATCAGATTAAAAATAGCTGCAAGACCTATTTTTCAGTAATGTTTAGGAAAACTCATGTCAATGAATTTTGTTAGTGACTGATATAAATTTGGTACTAAGTTTTATGTAGAGATTGCAGAACTGAATTTTGTGCATGTACATGCATGCTGGTGTATTGTAGGGATGGTTAAAGCAGTATTATGGAGAGTTCAAGTGTTGATGCCTCAGTGCAGACAAGTAATTTGCCTGATGCTGTTGCCTGGTCGCCCTTCAAGAACCAATGCCTTGGCACAGAGCCACTCAGCTACCCATGGCACTGGTACCTCAACTCCTGGGTGCACCAGGGCACAAGCACTGAAGAGCTGTCTCAGTGCAGACGCTTATCTCCCTTGCTAATGCAGCCTGCTGCATCAGAAAATTGAAGCAGCAATGTCACCAAAGATCAGAGCTTGAAGGACAACACATGGTGTGCTCAGAAGCTGACAGTATTTTAAACTTACTTTTATAAAAAACATTTTACTGCATCTGaactcagagcactttacagctATACAATTCTTACTCattgttaaaataaatttatATTACATTCTAGAAACAAGCCATGGGGTTCATTGAAATATGCACTCAGCTGGATCAAattccaatacacacacacacacacacacaatttgttaATGGACATGTCCAATCACATACTCTAGAAACATTTTACAGAAAAGCTGTTACTTATCATACAGTAactatggttcttcaagatgttttgtcCATGTGGATCCTATTTTAGATATCTATGCACAAGATCAGAATCTCTGAATAGCAGTGTCTGGTTGAGACACACCTGCATCCTCCACGTCCTCACCTCCCCACAACCAATGGCATAAACAATAGAGCACCCGCAGCGAGAGCTCAGTTCCCTCACTAGTTTAGAATCTCAGTTTAAGGAAAACTCAAAAAAAGCAGGAACGGAAGGCAGTGCGTGGGATCCACAGTGATAAAACATTTAGCATAAGGGCTGTTATTGCCAGTCAAGTATCGTTTTTTTGAGTATTTGTACATGTGGATCCCActcatagccctggtctacactacgagtttaggtcgaatttagcagcattagatcgatttaaccctgcaccaatccacacaacaaagccatttttgttgacttgaagggctcttaaaatcgatttctgtactcctccccaatgaagggattagcactgaaattgacatcgtcgggttgaatttggggtagcgtggacgcaattcgacggtattggcttccgggagctatcccagagtgctccattgtgaccgctctggacagcactttcaactcagatgcactagccaggtacacagcaaaagccccgggaacttttgaatttcgtttcctgtttggccagcacggcaagctgatcagcacaggtgcccatgcagtcccagaatcgcaaaagagctccagcatggaccgaacaggaggtactggatctgatcactgtttgAGGAGATTAATCCGTGCTaccagaactctgttccaaaagatgaaatgccaaaatatttggaaaaaaatctccaagggcatgatagATAGAAGCTGCAACAGCAaccagtgccatgtgaaaattaagATTCttaggcaagcctaccaaaaaaccaaagaggcaaacggctgctccgggtcagagccccagacatgctgcttctatgatgagctgcatgccattctggggggggaccctaccactgccccacacccagccctgcactctcccacacacacactgcttcaaGCTTTTCCCCACCCACATCCAGCCTCTTGgtctccctgccccacatccaGCCCCAAGTTCTTATCCAGAGAGGCAATCAAGCTGAAAAGAACCATCCCCACCAGGGGCTAGATGGTTCTGGGAGCATCAAACCACATCATCCTTCCACATTTCTGCTTCCCCAGGAACCATCAAAAGCCCAGATCCAATCCTCACATCTTTCTGGGGACTGAGGATTCCTGGTGCCCCTCTACTCTGCTTCTCCATGGGGTCTGCGAGTGCCCAGTGTCctgggtgccacaaggacttcaaAGGTTGGGGGTAACTAGGCATATGAAATTGCAACACCATTCAAATTTGGAGGGGCAGCTGGACCAAATTTCCAGCTCTGGTGAGGGGCTAAGGGGGGCCTGAACCCCCCCAATTGTGCCTCTGCCTTTGAAGAAGCTAGAGAAGGGGCTTCTAATCTGGTGCTGGCTCAAGAGGCTTGGGTCTGTAAGCAAAGAAACAATTTCCTTTTGGTTTCGGTTACTCCTGCGTTTGGAGAAACAGGGTTTTATATATTCCTTGCTCTAATGGGGTCAACACTCACCTCTCATGAGCATCCCCTTTTCTCTGGCCAATACACTTGCAATCACAGGCTTTTCAGGATGGCACCTGCCTCTTATGGGCAGCCCACTTTGGTTGGTTGGGTGTGAGCCTGCGTTTGGTTTTAGTTCTTATATTGGCGTGGTACccccctcttgcaagcactgcCTCAGCTGATAGTTCTCTTAGCAGGTCTTcaatgactcagccctctggcgaAGCCACATGCACTGTCTCCAGTTCTGGGGTATACAGTCCAAGTTCTTATCTTGGCTCTGGTATAGGACCATACCTCTTAGACTTCTACCCAGAGGCACTGCCTTCTTCAACCATCCCGGCAGGGCCCATCTCAATACCCTCAGCTGGTGTCCTTGTCAGCAGTCCTCTCTGAGCTCAGTCAGCAACCAGATGAGCAGGGCCCATCTCAGTACCCTCCTCAGGTCTGTCCAGGTTCTGTGCTGAGTTCCCCGGGCTCAGCCTGCCTGTACTGACCTTTTCATGGTCCTGCTGCTATTTTATCCAGCAAGCCAGGCACCCGGTCTTTAGCAGCCTTCCCTGAGCTGGGCTCTGTCTGGTGATCTCTGCAGTGAGCTGTCCACGGTCCTGCTGGTGTTCATCTAGgcacccaggcctggtctacactacgcgtttaaaccgattttagcagcgttaaaccaatttaacgctgtatccATCACACAActgggccctttatatcgatataaagggctctttaaatcggtttctgtactcctccccaatgacaggagtagcactaaaatcggtattaccatatccgattagggttagtgtggccgcaaatcgacggtattggcctctgggtggtatcccacagtgcaccactgtgaccgctctgtacagcaatctcaactctgattcactggccaggtatacaggaaaagccccgcgaacttttgaatttcatttcctgtttggccagcgtggagctctgatcagcacaggtgaccacgcagagctcatcagcacaggtaacaatgcagtctcttgagaatcaaaaaagagctccagcatggaccgcacgggaggaactggatctgatcgctatatggggagaggattctgtgctaacagaactacgttccaaaagacgaaatgaaaaaatatttgaaaaaatttccaaggctatgatggagaaaggccacaccagggactcagtgcagtgcagagtgaaagttaaggagctcagacaagcctaccagaaaaccaaagaagcaaatggaaggtccggggcagggccgaaaacatgccgcttctacgctgagctgcatgcaattctagagggTGGggagtccgccaccactaccccacccatctgtggattccgaggtgggggtggtaatctcagccatggctgaggattctgtggatggggaagatgacgaggaggaagaggaggacgagcttgcagagagcacgcagcactccattagccccaacagccaggagctttttctcaccgagacggaattaccctcccagccctcccaagccactagctcagacagtgaagccatggaagcgacctctggtgagtgtacctttgtaaatataaaacaaggtttaaaagcaagcgttttttaatgattgatttgccctgaggacttgggatgcattcgtggccagtacagttattggaaaagtttgttaacgtgtctggggatggagcggaaatcctccagggtcatctccatgaagcgctcctggaggtactccaaaagcctttgcagaaggtttctgggcaaggcagccttattccgtccaccgtggtaggacactttaccacgccatgcatgtagcaagtaatcgggtatcattgcatgacaaagcatagctgcatacggtcccggtgattgctggcattcaagaaacatctgttctttatctcgctgtgttatcctcaggggagtgatatcgttcatggtaacctggatgaaattcaggaatttaagtaaggggacagagatggctattcctactgggctgtttgcctgttgcttaaaagaaatccttccttgcacgtaccCAAGCGGGGGAaggggaatagcgctgagctttttcgtgtttggctatcagggatcttccctgctaccagccacctggtggtggggtgggaagggggatgattagcagcgatcttccatgataccagccatgataccagccatgcaactttgtagtgaaatcacatgtgctatgtaaggtgaatagtgttgttcaccgtgaaagagtataaccattgttctgtaaaatgtatctttttaaatacttctctcccttttttccctccttcatgcagctgcacatttttcaagtctccttactccatcccgaaggctgtctcagataaggcggaggaaaaagaagacacgagatgaaatgttcttggaaatcatggaagtgacctgcaatgaaagagctcatctgaatgagtggaaggacatggcaTCAAATTACagaaaagatgccagtgaacatgaggacaggagggaccaacgtgaggataggagagatgctcgagatgagaggtggcggcaggaagatcagaggtgtaggcaggaagatcagcggtggtgggatgcaatgctggggctgctgcgtgatcaaactgacatcctccaatgtctggtggagcttcaggaagagcagcggggtcacagagtgccactgcagcccctgtgtaaccaccctcaccactcaccatgttccatatcttcctcacccagacgtgtaaggacgcgtgggggaaggcttcgagcacctgcccactccaccccgtggatagcccaaccaaaaggctgtcattacattgaaatgtttttagtagccttttccttccctcctatcctcctcccaaaccacacccaggataccttgtcatttctcttcctctttttataatgactttttaataaagaatacatgatttttaaacgatagtgactttatttccttaagcaagctgtaatcaaagggggagggtgggttgcttacagggaatgagtcaatcaaggggggagtcatcaaggggaaacaaacacaacagttacaccatACCCtagcccatgatgaaactcgttctCAAagttctctgatgcgcaccacttcctggtgtgctcttttaatcgccctggtgtctggctgcgcgtaatcagcggccaggtgatttgcctcagcctcccaccccgccataaaggtctcccccttactctcacagagattgtggagcacacagcaagcagcaataacaaaggggacattggtttgactgaggtctgaacgagtcagtaatgtgcgccagcgcgcctttaaacggccaaatgcacattctaccaccattctgcacttgctcggcctgtagttgaacagctcctgactactgtccaggctgccggTGTATGGCtgcatgagccatggcatcaaggggtaggctgggtcccccaggataactacaggcatttcaacatccccaactgttattttctggtttgggaagtaattcccttgctgcagccgtttaaacaga
This window contains:
- the LOC127045345 gene encoding uncharacterized protein LOC127045345 — its product is MEATSAAHFSSLLTPSRRLSQIRRRKKKTRDEMFLEIMEVTCNERAHLNEWKDMASNYRKDASEHEDRRDQREDRRDARDERWRQEDQRCRQEDQRWWDAMLGLLRDQTDILQCLVELQEEQRGHRVPLQPLCNHPHHSPCSISSSPRRVRTRGGRLRAPAHSTPWIAQPKGCHYIEMFLVAFSFPPILLPNHTQDTLSFLFLFL